The following nucleotide sequence is from Glycine max cultivar Williams 82 chromosome 9, Glycine_max_v4.0, whole genome shotgun sequence.
taatttcacaaaattacTAGAcggtttcatttatttattattattatttgtctgtataaaaaatctaatatgaCATTTATTATAGTACAAATAGAGTATTTAGTATCACAAATTTCGAGATCTGCATGATTCCTAAACCCTAAATtcatatgaatgatgcaatacGTGGTAGTTACCAGTTGGCACAGGGCCATTAATCTCTGGTTTATAAATATTGGTGTCCATAATAGCTCCTGGATGAAGAGAATTTGCAGTAATATTATCTATCCCATCTTCCTGACCATGATGTAATGATTAATATTAGATATATCAGACACATCTTCCTGAACATAATAGCATATTAATCATTttacaatacaataaatatcAACATACTTTAAGAAGTCTTGTAAGTTCGTTGGCATGTAAAATGTTGGCAAGCTTTGATTGCCCATATGCATGCCACTTCTGGTaactatacaaaaaaaaagcaaaattaatcaaatatccattatatttttcctttccaGAGACACTATAGGAATCATGTTTGCATGCTTATCAATTCTAATTTCTACATGCAACTACATTGTTCACATAAGTCTACCAGACAATAACTATATCCCAGTGCATCAAATTCTAAATCATATTAGCGGATTTTTACATGATACCTTCTACAAGTGACAAACCACAAACGTGTTCAAAGCAAGTTAGTAATGTGACATAGCTAGGGACACAAGAACTGAACAAACAAAACGTGAGATTGAtagtaatatttttgttttttatttgttctttaaTAATTGAACAAATATCAGCTGAATTCCCAATTGTAATAAAATTGAACCTCCATAATAATATGTATTCAAGTACATCTTACCTTGATTcatcattaattttatcaaaaagaaTTCCTTCAGGATATGTATATTGGTGACCGTCAGAGGAGACAATAATAAttcttccttctttcttgctttcACTTGCAGTTTTCTTCAAAGTATCCAACAAAAgatttgttaaaagaaaatgaCCTGTGGAAAAAGAATCAAGGTCACTTctatttcattcttccttgtttggataaacttaacaattaattttttttaaagtaaactcaatttaagttttttttacaagttaaaTTAACTTAACTATGTATGCacctaacttatttttataaattttctcaTAGAAGTTGAAGTCCACGACCTCATTTAACTTATGAAAGAAGTTTGATATATATTACTTCTTTATATGTTATTCTAATAATGTTTATGGATAAGTTTATCCAAATTAAGCCTTAATGTATGTGtcaattattatacataatcCTTTTTCCTTTCAAGAGACATATGCTGCAATAGACCAATTCTAACAAGCGTCTTTCATCCTTTAGTTCTTTGCtttagaaagaaaacaaatcatACACTCCCAATAAACTTCTTTGTAGcattcattttttagtttttccccCACGTTCCTCTTTTACACTAGAAAGCTATTAGAAGATTCCATGTTACCAAATATAAGACATTTCTTTCATACCTAAGTGATTTGTGGCAAATTGTAGTTCGATGTTGTCTTTGGACAGCGTGAAAGGGAATGCACTTATTCCCGCATTGTTTCTAAACAAACCAGAAAAAGATCAATTAGTATTCCTGTATCTCTTTGAATGATCAAAATTAAGGTATATACATGTATGAGGATGTGTAATAAGAGAGTTTGAAACAACATaaactttattattatatgaaattCATGTTAGAGTCATAATGGGAGTCCTACTCTCAGTTTAGATACTCacatataaatttcaattaataaaaaaatataaattaaaattaaggagttataacttttagtgagtgtttgaaaaataaacaatgaatcttatatgttgaaaattcaatGGTGAAAATTATTACATGGTGTTGAACCACCACGTACTTATCATCCcaactaatttttatataatatataactctaagatttcatttttttttttaaaaaaaaaaagagtttataaCATTCAATTATGTCTTGTATGAAAATTGGTTTGGACCATGGTAGTTCTGGACTAATAATTTCTAGTTAAACAAACATATGTAATTAAGAACATTAACGGTGTAACCCAAGGACTTTTCTTACATCAAGATGTTCAATGGAAGACCAGATGAAATATACTCTAATGCAAACTTTCTGACGGAAGTCATTGAGCTAAGGTCTAATTCCATGGCATCAACTTTGGCTGTGGGAATCTCTTTAAGTATTGCTTCTTTGACAGCTTTTGCAGCAATCACATCTCTCGCAGCCATAATCACATGTACACCACGCAAAGCAAGAACTCTTGCAGTCTCAGTACCAATACCATGGGTTGTTCCTGTTATTAGAATGTCAACCACCaacaaaaatatgtaattaagaTTTAAGAGCTCGTGTATGCATGATACTACAAGCATGTAGCACTTAGCACATTAAAACATATATAGACACATTAATTCCAAGAATtacttgtaattttaattttttatagatgAAGTTGTCAAAcagaatatatatatgaatttggtTAAAGAAATAGAAACTTCTATATAAACTTCAACATTTCAGATTTTCATTGTTCTTCTTCCAATGGCCTAGCCAAGTTTTGTGACTGTTGTTGCGGCATTAACTGGGGTCGCCAGTGTACAAGGCCCCATgttcatattaaaataaaattaagtgtaacatatattaacttttttaaggaaataaatataatttttcaaaataaatgaacaagtaatttttttatccgtataaattgaatataatatactAAAGGATTTATAATACTCATGCAGTTAAACGTCCTTAATAATGAAAGATCGAGTAATTTAAATtcgaatattattttttagtttaatttttatacttatctaattatattccttttaatttttatttttcattaaattatctatatctaaaaggtaattaaaaagGGTGTAGAGTAGTCTATATAGATTTCAATATCACCACATCGGATTCAAATGATGATTTGACTATAATTTATTAACTATACCAATCtattcacaaacaaaaaattaactataCCAACGTATACTCAATTTTTACTATACTAAATCCGGATTCCGGATCTCATTATTTGtcatagttataatttttttctcttctcgcCTGGGATGTATGCACATATATCTGTCAAATAATCATTATTCATTTTAACATCTTTTATATTTGTAAATCCATTTGAACATCTTGAAGGGAAGGAGAAtataattacaatatattgtatcactttttacataaatagggaaattaaaaacaaaaaaaccttTCGAGATAcagttttttaaaagtttgttgattttcagaAACTACTTTTATTAACttgtaaaacataataaaattacatctaattaaggaaaacaattATTGAAGAAAAGCACGAACTGAACACGCCCTTTGGTTAGCTTGTTAGCATTAATGCTTTTGACCGTAAAAGAAAGCATTAATGcttttaaatacaaaaagaagttaagaacaatatttattaattcgtgtcataaaaatgatttttttgaagAGTGTGCAAGTTTTATAATATGTGTATAAGTTTTTACTatgcaattttaaaatataaaaaataattctttttttggaaaacaagaTATTCTTATCGTAAAAAATTATGAGACTAATTCTCCAAATATAGAGGTCATGTAAGTGGGCCTAAATACAAGTTAGTTTTTGGTTAGGAGGGGTCACAATATATATTGAAgggaaattttcttttttagaggatattgaaggaaaaataaaatgtaaatactctaattactagtattttttaggtcaaataatttatttgatcctttatcttttttttttttattttggtccttaattttaaaaaaaattatttttattttttatccttttaaattgatttaaaatgatcattttgtcAGTTTAAAGTTAACATTGTTAATGATATTCAAATATGGATGATTAAAAGTCgccacaaaatgaaaaataataaaatccccTAATCCCTAAATTGTTCTACCTCCTTTCCCTCCAAGGTATAAACTTTTGGCATCTAATCCCTCCTCATCAACTTCCTCTCCTTCCAGCATCAAATTTGTCTTCATCATTTCATTCTCCAACCTTTTTCAGTTAGAACCCTTCTACACTGCAAATCTCAAGAGGGAATGAGAGAGTCACAAATTCTGTTCATTAGAGACCTGAATAGATGTGATTTTTCTTTCACCCTCATCACCATCGGGTACAAGGTCCTCCACGTCGCGCATGACACCATGATTTTCTCCTTCGATGAGATCACCAAATTCATTGATTCACGGCATCATTTACTTGAATTTCAATATGATTTATGATTTGTATGTTTAGTTATGAGATTTTCGATTCAAAAGAGGATTGAAGTTGTGAAGGATGaaactaatttatcaaaaatgtgttgagtgtttcttctcattttttgttttgtaggaaTTTTTAGTTGTTGGTATTTGAATATCATTTActtcaaactaataaaaaaaatcattttaaatatttttaaatcaatacaaaatcaaaataaattttttgaaagataaatgacggaaataaataaaaaaatcaaataagagaTCAAAtatgtcatttgattttttttaatggaaatgGAACGACAATCAATACATTAATTTAGTATTATCGGTTAGAGTGTGTCACTGCATGTAAGAGATCGATTTAAGGAAAGATTGCCTTCGGGACCACTCCCATAAAgaatttttctatatttatttcaGGCTGCGGGCTACCTACAAACAAGtcgtcttatttatttatttattcaattatttatatacataatGCTACACTGTATTTATTTTAGGCTGCAAGATAAGCCTCAAAATGCAtggatactgataaaaaaaaaaatcatgatggAGAGAATGGAGACTGGAGAATTCctaggtttttttttcattttttattcttttggaaaaagaaaaactcaccTGTGACAATTGCAGTTAGGCCACTCCCATTGATTCCTTGAGTAACTTCCTCTGCAGTAGAAGATGATGAAAACCCAGAAGAACCCATGACTAATTCACTCTATCTTTCTATgtctgtgtgttttctgtgagGGTTGGTGAGAAGTGTGTGTTCTACTTAAATGTGTTAGTTGCCGTCTTATTGATTCCAAGAATTCCAATTTGGAACCCACCTCATTGGTTCAAGCGACGCTTTTTTGTCCTTCATCATTCAAAGAGTATTAAGAGTAGTGGGTGTGTCAATTGGTTGGCacaatgttgttttaatttaattaattatcttaaatttgaattttaaatatataaataatttataaaataaagtattttaaatatataagtatatttgtACTCTGAATCAGTTGattgaaaaatacaatttattatCACTTGTGttactattaatatataaaataaagtatgttgttaagaagaataaaataagttttcatattttcttgaattattttttattatttattaaattattaaaaattatggtggagacttatcaaataaaaagtaaaacctatacatttttataaattttaatcagtaattttaaaaaagtgtattaaaaattatgtaagaCAATCTGTTTCTAAACATTTGTCTCCATCATTCTGTTTAGGCTTAGCTTCGGCAATTTGTTAGTTTATGTATGTCCTTGTGCCACGGCCGGCTTTGTAACACACGGCCACCTGTCTGCCCCCACACCCAATACGGTCAAAGTATTATtaccttaaaagttaaaaaaataaaaaattatagtgtagctaattaaaagttatgattaatataatttttaaaataattattataacaactaacaaaaataatgattaatgagTAATATATAATGTAACAGTTTTacattaacaatatataaactattttcttttattataaaatttaataattttatcgtCCATAattgtttataacttttttgaagcaatgataatttataattaatggtagtgtaaataaaatttatattattattgtatttaaattaaattattattttttaaatcatcttatagatctataaaaaaatattttataggatTTCACTTTATagttatattataacattatgACTCTAACACTAtacaaatttttttgtattaacgtcataaaattattttacattatcttttaattataatttattatttgaattattttaaaaattaaaaaacttattatacATGCAGAATTATGAttagataattatataaaatttttacattttacacagtcaatgcatatcatatttttttgttaagtttttatattagaaattagaaataaataaattacagaATAATATGCTATATCAATTAATCATTCCTCATTCTTGGTGTACTGTTTTTTCCATTTAAATATTTCacatactaattttttaattttttttatccataaaaagttaaaagcaAAAGCAAGTATCAGAATTTACATTCAAGTAACTAAATTAGACTCTCTCAATATACTATTTGCTTAATTACTCCTatctatttaaaattagttttttttttatctttattaatgtacattatattttaatattttattactattattttatctttgtatttttatacatcttgatcaataattaaaaatgcattaaaattttattgctagccttataaatttaaaatataatatatattttgaaatatttagttgttataaattttattataatatatgattCATATATTGAAACATTTTTGTCTGTCCAACTTGAATTCAATCTCTTATAATATAACTAGCCATAAGATAATTAGCGTAAAGAGCAAGACTatccataaaatatatatatatatatatatatatatatatatatatattataaatttaattatactaaTAGACGTTATCCTGTAAAATTCAGTTAAATGTAACATCGTTATTTTGTTactacttttaatttatattttaaaatttgtgctGTGGTATTGTTATTGGTTTAATTTGGTTGTGTCCAATGACTCATACTTCGGTTTGTACCTATCTGCACAGGACCAGGATTCCCTGTAATTCAGCTACATGACTGCCGGGTCCAATATTCATAATCTAACGGTCTAAATATTTTagaacttatgttttattaaccaaaaaatatatgaaaaataaattaacggTCAAGATTGTTTCTGCATTCTCTCTCCAACTGCAGGAAAAGCAAACCATCTCCATCTGAACAAGTTTCTGTGTTTCACTTACTTACCTTTCCCTTATCTACTCACGTGCGATGTCTCGTTCGGTTTGGTAGAGTCACGTGCCTACACCCAACGGCACACGAATCggagaaacaacaaaaacacgcACCGAGAAAACGGAAAAGCCCTAaccagtaacagtaacagttaCAATCTCCGTTTTCTGTTTCTtccatcttcctctttttcttagTGCATGCctttctccattttcttctcctcttcttcttcaaggTACCTCTGCTCTTTCTCTGTGTGTGTTCATTTCAGTGTTCTGTTTCGACGTTGAATATGAACTCTGCTGGTTAAGAGTTACGACTATAATTGCGGAGTTGAATTATCGGATGTTAGTTGTTTATAGCTGTGATTCGAGCTTTATTGTTGAGAATTTTGCAtagtttgataaaaattatttaatttttggtttcGTGTTGGTGTTGCCTATGGTAGCTTGAGCCGTTggaatgtttttttgtttagtttcttCACGCCAGGGTTAGAGGAATGGTGTGATACAATGGTTTGAATTTTCAGTTACTTCGTTAGCTTAGTTAAGTTGAGTGGCAGAGTAGTCATGACGATGAAGTTGCTGAAAATGAATGGTTTGAACTTCGAATTGTGCGAATTAGAGTGCTGAATGTGGCAGCGCTAGGTGATTGCTTGTGTGTTTGGTCATTTGATTGGGATAGTGGTTTTGGAATGTATTTTgctggttttttttataaaaaaaaaatagggtgcatttgatttttttggttttgtgtgtgtgtgttcatTTTCTAGTGGTATATTTTCAATTAACAGTTTTGGCGACCAGTTAAGGAGTTAGTAAATATAAATCTTTTATTGGAATTTGGATATCATGGTTGGGATGCTGCGGATAGACTTTTCAATTGGAAATCtttgttagaaatattttcatttcaattaaCACTAAATGTTACGACTTTTTAATAAGAACTTTCTACTTTTGATTCCTTAACCATTGATCTAAAGCCAGTTAATGGCAGCAAACTGTTTTGATAATAGTTACAGAAATGGAAAATTGTTtgcattttatttatgattttaagaAGGAGAAGTTTAAAACAAGATTGCGTTGTTTT
It contains:
- the LOC100777693 gene encoding short-chain dehydrogenase TIC 32, chloroplastic, whose translation is MGSSGFSSSSTAEEVTQGINGSGLTAIVTGTTHGIGTETARVLALRGVHVIMAARDVIAAKAVKEAILKEIPTAKVDAMELDLSSMTSVRKFALEYISSGLPLNILINNAGISAFPFTLSKDNIELQFATNHLGHFLLTNLLLDTLKKTASESKKEGRIIIVSSDGHQYTYPEGILFDKINDESSYQKWHAYGQSKLANILHANELTRLLKEDGADITANSLHPGVIVTNIFHYSSVLIGNYTTLHYLG